In Acidobacteriota bacterium, one DNA window encodes the following:
- a CDS encoding tandem-95 repeat protein, with translation MLLDVLGNDSHSGGLPMTVSLDSVSNPAGGSVVRNADNTFTYQRASDYIGNFRFTYSVSDGVHTVSGIPVLVELFDSTSLPNEYAPIALDDSFVVPAGQPSFSLTGAALLANDSDPDPDQTALLWVDPLTLVPPQRGLLEVTATNPATGGVDNLLYTPNSDFFALGWDEFGYEAVDPDGHRGSATVRLFLAGWQPPNTPPTAQDHLIVVPQATRTFVPWAEFLAGAEDVDGDWLEVEILSQPDPADTRQWFVDDAGVVWQPRVQPVFRGQTSFDYRLFDGTDYSAPATVTFDVQEITDPPMAGYDGPFDVPKDGRLFIRFEVGAVGEPNLFGNDRSQVPDAPLLPINLAFGEPDHGRLDFCCNAAGFWYIPDDGYEGFDSFWYTVGDINFRSATAKVRLNVVAGAVDPPPTQARNDFLEVRTLGTTAFLWSDLLANDSGTNLLFSQLIPDAPNPLPLTYGQVELLSPGHDLGGGLPPADYDGALVYTQTVQPPDIDELDVVGYRAARGDDPSTSDAFAFFSWGQSPNYIAYNDLVTTAEGRATDIVFNHLLANDELSSYAGASPVIDPVFLSRPRFGEISNVGHFAGVIYRPPPGFVGADSFTYWVFDQSLQAPRVAARVVVVVEPGAPLPSYDRAWTYQAAALEIDALANDSDPQGDELRYVAVTQPTSGQVSIVGAGSAARLLYVPDPGYVGVVTFGYTVADPDGNQSSNAVEVEVVPNDLPLPMATVFCDGLRCRLDGSASSDDLGLLSYEWQVGAGPVSSPYQGESVLIDLAADGVYQVVLTVADVGGRTAQAVTTFTAASDQAGATPIAGFTYDCSNGPTCTFDASTSVDDVEITLFQWDFGGLEQRIGPQQTYTFPTSHGSYTVTLAVRDSSQQISTHAVTVSPAPEQ, from the coding sequence GTGCTCCTCGACGTGCTGGGCAACGACAGCCATAGCGGCGGATTGCCAATGACCGTGAGCCTGGATTCGGTGTCGAATCCGGCCGGCGGCAGCGTCGTGCGCAATGCCGACAACACGTTCACCTATCAGCGGGCCTCCGACTACATCGGCAACTTCAGGTTCACCTACTCGGTTTCCGATGGCGTTCACACGGTGTCCGGCATTCCCGTCCTGGTCGAGCTCTTCGACTCGACCTCGCTGCCGAACGAGTATGCGCCGATCGCCCTCGACGACAGCTTCGTCGTGCCGGCGGGGCAGCCGTCCTTCAGCCTCACCGGTGCGGCCCTTTTGGCCAACGACAGCGATCCCGATCCCGACCAAACGGCCCTGTTGTGGGTCGATCCGCTGACCCTCGTCCCGCCACAGCGGGGGCTCCTCGAGGTCACCGCGACGAATCCGGCGACCGGGGGAGTCGACAACCTGCTGTACACCCCGAATTCGGACTTCTTTGCCCTTGGGTGGGATGAGTTCGGCTATGAAGCGGTCGATCCCGACGGCCATCGGGGCTCCGCGACGGTGCGTCTGTTCCTGGCCGGCTGGCAGCCTCCGAACACGCCGCCGACGGCCCAAGATCACCTCATCGTCGTGCCGCAGGCGACCCGTACCTTCGTGCCCTGGGCGGAGTTTCTCGCCGGTGCCGAGGACGTCGATGGCGATTGGCTCGAAGTCGAAATCCTCTCTCAGCCGGATCCGGCGGACACGCGCCAGTGGTTCGTCGACGATGCCGGGGTCGTCTGGCAGCCGCGGGTGCAGCCGGTGTTTCGCGGCCAGACCTCCTTCGACTACCGCCTGTTCGATGGCACCGACTACTCGGCCCCGGCCACCGTGACCTTCGATGTTCAGGAGATCACCGATCCGCCGATGGCCGGCTACGACGGGCCGTTCGATGTTCCCAAGGACGGTCGGCTGTTCATTCGCTTCGAGGTCGGCGCCGTTGGCGAGCCCAATCTCTTCGGCAATGACCGCAGCCAGGTCCCCGATGCTCCGCTGCTGCCGATCAATCTCGCCTTCGGCGAGCCAGACCACGGCCGGCTCGACTTCTGCTGCAACGCGGCGGGCTTCTGGTACATCCCGGACGACGGCTACGAAGGCTTCGACAGCTTCTGGTACACGGTCGGCGATATCAACTTCCGCTCGGCGACGGCCAAGGTGCGTTTGAATGTGGTCGCCGGAGCGGTGGACCCGCCGCCGACCCAGGCTCGCAACGATTTCCTCGAAGTCCGCACCCTCGGCACCACCGCCTTCCTGTGGTCCGACCTGCTGGCCAACGACTCGGGGACCAACCTGCTTTTCTCGCAGCTCATCCCCGACGCTCCCAATCCGCTGCCCTTGACCTACGGCCAGGTCGAGCTGCTCTCGCCCGGCCACGATCTCGGCGGCGGCCTGCCGCCGGCGGACTACGACGGTGCATTGGTCTACACCCAGACGGTGCAGCCACCGGACATCGACGAGCTCGATGTCGTCGGTTACCGCGCTGCCCGCGGCGACGACCCTTCGACCTCCGATGCATTCGCCTTCTTCAGTTGGGGACAGTCTCCCAACTACATCGCCTACAACGACTTGGTGACCACCGCCGAGGGCCGAGCGACGGACATCGTCTTCAACCATCTTCTCGCCAACGACGAGCTCAGCAGCTATGCCGGGGCGAGCCCGGTGATCGATCCTGTTTTCCTGTCGCGGCCTCGCTTCGGCGAGATCTCGAATGTCGGGCACTTTGCCGGCGTGATCTACCGCCCGCCTCCGGGCTTCGTCGGAGCCGACTCGTTCACTTACTGGGTCTTCGACCAGAGCCTGCAGGCACCGCGGGTGGCGGCTCGGGTGGTGGTGGTGGTCGAGCCGGGCGCGCCGCTGCCTTCTTATGATCGGGCCTGGACCTATCAAGCGGCGGCTCTCGAGATCGACGCCCTGGCCAACGACAGCGATCCCCAGGGCGATGAGTTGCGCTACGTCGCCGTCACCCAGCCGACCTCGGGGCAGGTGTCGATCGTCGGCGCTGGCTCGGCGGCACGGTTGCTCTACGTTCCGGACCCGGGCTACGTCGGCGTCGTCACCTTCGGCTACACGGTCGCCGATCCCGATGGCAACCAGTCGTCCAATGCCGTCGAAGTCGAAGTGGTACCGAACGACCTGCCGCTGCCGATGGCGACGGTTTTCTGCGACGGTTTGCGCTGCCGCCTCGATGGCAGCGCTTCGAGCGACGACCTCGGCCTACTGAGCTACGAATGGCAGGTCGGTGCCGGGCCCGTATCGTCGCCCTACCAGGGCGAGTCGGTGTTGATCGACCTGGCGGCCGACGGGGTCTACCAAGTCGTCCTGACGGTGGCCGATGTCGGTGGGCGGACGGCCCAGGCCGTCACCACCTTCACGGCCGCGAGCGATCAGGCCGGGGCGACTCCAATTGCCGGCTTCACGTACGACTGCTCGAACGGTCCGACCTGCACCTTCGATGCTTCGACCTCCGTCGACGACGTCGAGATCACCCTCTTTCAGTGGGACTTCGGGGGTCTCGAGCAGAGGATTGGGCCGCAGCA
- a CDS encoding tetratricopeptide repeat protein, whose product MNRHLFVVLVCSLLIIVGSLQGQSGSSAADAAALLAEEKWEAAAAAFTALADGDPKDGSAWFGLAQARHGAGDLKAALAAYDKAQEAGFAAGRVLFHRARALAAQGQAAAAVRQLEALADAGAKIAGAVSADADLAKLAGRDDYARALARLTPCSDPPYRQFDFWLGEWDVINQGTGAKGAINRITAVHGGCSLHEDYENGAFEGSSLNAYDQGSGKWYQTWMDNQGTVLRLSGGMVGGSMQLSSASDSSPVNRITWTPNDDGSVRQHWETSTDGGKTWNTAFDGLYVKRSQP is encoded by the coding sequence ATGAATCGTCACCTCTTCGTCGTCCTCGTCTGCTCCCTCCTGATCATCGTGGGTTCCCTCCAAGGGCAATCCGGGAGCTCGGCGGCCGACGCCGCCGCCTTGTTGGCGGAAGAGAAGTGGGAAGCCGCTGCCGCCGCCTTCACGGCCCTCGCCGATGGCGACCCGAAGGACGGCAGCGCTTGGTTCGGATTGGCCCAGGCGCGCCACGGGGCGGGCGACCTGAAGGCCGCCTTGGCGGCTTACGACAAGGCTCAGGAAGCCGGCTTCGCCGCCGGCCGAGTGCTGTTCCACCGCGCCCGTGCACTGGCTGCCCAGGGGCAGGCCGCGGCAGCGGTGCGCCAGCTCGAAGCCCTCGCCGACGCCGGCGCCAAGATCGCCGGTGCCGTCTCCGCCGACGCCGATCTCGCCAAGCTCGCCGGCCGCGATGACTATGCGCGAGCCTTGGCCCGGCTCACCCCCTGCTCCGATCCGCCCTATCGCCAGTTCGACTTCTGGCTCGGCGAGTGGGACGTCATCAACCAGGGCACCGGCGCCAAGGGAGCGATCAACCGCATTACCGCCGTGCACGGCGGCTGCTCCCTGCACGAGGACTACGAAAACGGTGCTTTCGAGGGCTCCTCCCTGAACGCCTACGATCAGGGCAGCGGCAAGTGGTACCAGACCTGGATGGACAATCAGGGCACCGTGCTGCGCTTGAGCGGCGGAATGGTCGGTGGCTCCATGCAGCTCTCCTCGGCGAGTGACAGCTCGCCCGTCAACCGCATCACCTGGACCCCCAACGACGACGGCAGCGTGCGCCAGCACTGGGAAACCTCCACCGACGGCGGCAAGACCTGGAATACCGCCTTCGACGGCCTCTACGTCAAGCGCTCGCAGCCGTAG
- a CDS encoding class I SAM-dependent methyltransferase: MSPAREEPSTGATGSAKERLDRFWDASRSYYEQAAASNPEASPERQLLFSHLASGDRVLDLGSGSCENALWLPEDTRYWGTDVSTAALLMAGEKSRPGGRVRSDGESLPFADGAFDAVLSTWALEHFHEPGRTLLEAARVVRPGGLMLIVGSAWDLPYDLPPSLSPARRVAIALRRLLRQVRSLVGGPHVFEVVAEPLVLSEGYVPDADAVHVAQSWRLQRFLEAAGLEIVEMRCLAHRPDPSGPRGWLRAALRRVPWWRRGWGATLFIARRGDHLIRPPYRLLPL, translated from the coding sequence GTGAGTCCGGCCCGCGAAGAGCCGTCCACGGGCGCCACCGGCAGTGCCAAAGAGCGCCTCGACCGTTTTTGGGACGCCAGCCGGAGCTATTACGAGCAGGCGGCGGCGAGCAACCCCGAAGCGTCGCCGGAACGGCAGCTCCTGTTCTCCCACCTGGCGTCCGGCGATCGCGTGCTCGACCTCGGCAGCGGATCCTGCGAGAACGCCCTCTGGCTGCCCGAGGACACCCGCTACTGGGGCACCGACGTCTCCACCGCCGCCCTGCTGATGGCGGGGGAGAAGAGCCGCCCCGGCGGCCGGGTGCGCAGCGACGGCGAGTCGTTGCCCTTCGCCGACGGCGCCTTCGATGCGGTGCTCTCGACCTGGGCCCTGGAGCACTTTCACGAGCCCGGCCGCACCCTGCTCGAGGCGGCGCGGGTGGTGCGCCCCGGCGGCCTGATGCTGATCGTCGGCTCGGCCTGGGACCTGCCCTACGATCTGCCGCCGAGCCTGAGCCCGGCCCGGCGCGTGGCCATCGCCCTGCGCCGTCTGCTGCGCCAGGTTCGGTCCCTGGTCGGTGGACCTCACGTCTTCGAAGTGGTGGCCGAGCCGCTGGTTCTCTCGGAGGGCTACGTGCCCGATGCCGATGCCGTGCACGTCGCCCAGTCCTGGCGGCTGCAGCGCTTCCTCGAAGCCGCCGGCCTGGAGATCGTCGAGATGCGCTGTCTCGCCCATCGCCCCGATCCCAGCGGTCCCCGCGGTTGGCTGCGGGCGGCTTTGCGGCGCGTGCCCTGGTGGCGCCGGGGCTGGGGCGCCACCCTGTTCATCGCGCGCCGCGGCGACCACTTGATTCGGCCGCCCTACCGGCTGCTGCCGCTGTGA
- a CDS encoding GNAT family N-acetyltransferase has translation MNAGLAEVLAARIPDQPRWVDLRGLLLSGSGEIFVSPDHESAAVLSRSLRFIALWGPPSRRQLEAAIAAAAAGELDVLVDDGSAPQVAPWLPGWERVGAILHRAGPTVAAAAVPEAIATVDLDRTTGCDLSGWESPERQEIEWTLAHGRPAAGVVVESRLVAYCAAAVETESLWDVSVATRPEHRRRGLAAACFHHLKSRLEGKQPVWGSRADNLASRRLAARLGFVPDSTMTAFLRPEGP, from the coding sequence ATGAACGCCGGCCTCGCCGAGGTTCTGGCGGCGCGCATTCCGGACCAGCCACGCTGGGTCGATCTGCGCGGTCTGCTGCTGTCCGGCAGTGGCGAGATCTTCGTCTCGCCGGATCACGAGAGCGCCGCCGTGCTTTCCCGCTCTCTGCGCTTCATCGCCCTTTGGGGGCCGCCTTCGCGCCGCCAGCTCGAGGCCGCCATCGCGGCGGCGGCGGCGGGCGAGCTCGATGTCCTGGTCGACGACGGCAGCGCGCCGCAGGTGGCGCCTTGGCTGCCTGGCTGGGAGCGCGTCGGGGCGATTCTGCACCGAGCTGGGCCGACCGTCGCGGCGGCGGCGGTTCCCGAGGCGATTGCCACCGTCGATCTCGACCGCACCACCGGCTGCGACTTGAGCGGCTGGGAAAGCCCCGAGCGGCAGGAGATCGAGTGGACCCTGGCCCACGGCCGGCCGGCCGCCGGGGTCGTCGTCGAGTCTCGTCTGGTGGCCTACTGTGCCGCGGCGGTCGAGACCGAGAGCCTGTGGGACGTCTCCGTCGCGACCCGTCCGGAGCATCGGCGCCGAGGCCTGGCGGCGGCCTGTTTCCACCACCTGAAGAGCCGCCTGGAGGGCAAGCAGCCGGTGTGGGGCTCCCGTGCCGACAACCTCGCCTCGCGGCGCCTGGCCGCACGGCTGGGGTTCGTTCCGGACAGCACCATGACCGCCTTCCTGCGCCCGGAGGGCCCGTGA
- the ppdK gene encoding pyruvate, phosphate dikinase — protein sequence MTDTQYVYSFGGGTAQGSAEQKQLLGGKGANLAEMSRLGIPVPPGFTLTTEACLYFQDHDGSYPAGLEAQVDDHLARLQELQGRRFGGDADPLLLSVRSGAPISMPGMMDTVLNLGLNRQVVAALEAAGSDPRFVRDAYRRLLTMYGDVVMGVPHREFESILGAARQREAVEDDSALSASALGEVIAAFEELIEGHAGRPFPQDPREQLWGGIRAVFESWDNQRARDYRRLNGIPSTMGTGVNVQAMVFGNRGDDCATGVAFTRNPASGEPGLYGEFLVNAQGEDVVAGIRTPRPIRPAEGDGMAALFGPATAQLEEVCGVLEEHYREMQDVEFTIEDGRLYMLQTRTGKRTGSAAVRIAVDMVREGRIDATTALERVEPDHLEQMLAPDFDPADKAAAVAAGRLLAKGLPAGPGAASGRIALNAERASEMAVAGPVLLVREETSPEDIVGMHASAGIVTSRGGMTSHAAVVARGMGKPCIVGAGDLHVDEASGEVRVAGQTWREGDALSIDGSTGEVLAGALAPQESEVLAALTGEGPPTAASHAFQQVLDWADGARRMRVRANADTPEDARRARSFGAQGIGLCRTEHMFFEEDRIPRVRRMILAATAAERQAPLAELLPVQQGDFEGIFEAMDGLPVTVRLLDPPLHEFLPHGDKALAELAAEMGISASEVAEKAESLRELNPMLGHRGCRLGVTAPEIYDMQAEAIVRAACARRRAGGDVRAEIMIPLAGTAEELQRLRQRIAATIERVQAEEGVSTEILIGTMIEVPRAALVAEEVAAHADFFSFGTNDLTQMTFGFSRDDVGSFLPEYIEQGVLPYDPFARIDEAGVGSLVRAACEGGRRAKEHLHLGVCGEHGGEPHSIAFFESVGLDYVSCSPYRVPIARLAAARAALRREA from the coding sequence TTGACCGACACCCAATACGTCTACTCGTTCGGTGGTGGAACCGCCCAGGGTTCGGCAGAGCAGAAGCAGCTCCTCGGCGGCAAGGGTGCCAACCTGGCGGAGATGAGCCGCCTCGGAATTCCGGTGCCGCCAGGATTCACCCTCACCACCGAGGCCTGCCTCTACTTCCAGGACCACGACGGCAGCTACCCTGCAGGCCTCGAGGCGCAGGTCGACGATCACCTCGCCCGGCTTCAGGAGCTCCAGGGTCGGCGCTTCGGCGGCGATGCCGATCCGCTGCTCCTTTCGGTACGCTCCGGGGCGCCCATCTCGATGCCGGGAATGATGGACACGGTGCTCAATCTGGGCCTCAATCGCCAGGTGGTGGCGGCGCTCGAGGCCGCCGGCAGCGATCCGCGCTTCGTGCGCGATGCCTACCGGCGTCTGCTGACCATGTACGGCGACGTGGTGATGGGCGTGCCCCACCGCGAGTTCGAGAGCATCCTCGGCGCCGCCCGCCAGCGCGAGGCGGTCGAAGACGATTCGGCGCTCTCGGCGAGCGCCCTCGGCGAGGTCATCGCGGCCTTCGAAGAGCTGATCGAGGGGCACGCCGGCCGGCCCTTCCCGCAGGACCCCCGGGAGCAGCTCTGGGGCGGCATCCGTGCCGTCTTCGAGAGCTGGGACAACCAGAGGGCGCGCGACTACCGGCGCCTCAACGGCATTCCGAGCACCATGGGAACGGGGGTCAACGTCCAGGCGATGGTGTTCGGCAATCGCGGCGACGACTGCGCCACCGGGGTCGCCTTCACCCGCAACCCGGCCTCCGGTGAGCCCGGTCTCTACGGCGAGTTCCTGGTCAACGCTCAGGGTGAGGATGTGGTCGCCGGGATTCGCACGCCGCGCCCCATCCGGCCCGCCGAGGGAGACGGCATGGCCGCCCTTTTTGGGCCGGCGACGGCTCAGCTCGAGGAGGTCTGCGGGGTGCTGGAAGAGCACTATCGGGAGATGCAGGACGTCGAGTTCACGATCGAGGACGGCCGCCTTTACATGCTGCAGACGCGCACCGGCAAGCGCACCGGCTCGGCCGCGGTGCGCATCGCCGTCGACATGGTGCGGGAGGGCCGGATCGACGCCACCACCGCCCTCGAACGGGTCGAGCCGGACCACCTCGAACAGATGTTGGCGCCGGACTTCGATCCCGCCGACAAGGCGGCGGCGGTAGCCGCCGGCCGCCTGTTGGCGAAGGGCTTGCCGGCGGGGCCCGGAGCGGCCAGCGGGCGCATCGCCCTCAACGCCGAGCGGGCCTCCGAGATGGCCGTCGCGGGTCCGGTTCTGCTGGTGCGCGAAGAGACTTCGCCGGAAGACATCGTCGGCATGCACGCCTCCGCCGGCATCGTCACCTCGCGCGGTGGCATGACCTCCCACGCGGCGGTGGTGGCGCGCGGCATGGGCAAACCCTGCATCGTCGGTGCCGGAGATCTGCACGTCGACGAGGCGAGCGGCGAGGTGCGAGTGGCGGGACAGACGTGGCGCGAAGGCGACGCCCTTTCGATCGACGGCTCGACCGGCGAAGTGCTCGCCGGTGCCCTCGCGCCGCAGGAGTCGGAGGTGCTCGCGGCGCTCACCGGCGAAGGTCCGCCGACGGCTGCTTCGCACGCCTTCCAGCAGGTCCTCGACTGGGCCGACGGGGCGCGCCGCATGCGGGTGCGGGCCAATGCCGACACCCCCGAGGATGCCCGCCGGGCGCGTTCCTTCGGCGCCCAGGGCATCGGCCTCTGCCGTACCGAGCACATGTTCTTCGAGGAGGATCGCATTCCGCGCGTGCGGCGCATGATCCTGGCGGCGACGGCGGCTGAGCGTCAGGCGCCCCTGGCCGAGCTGTTGCCGGTCCAGCAGGGCGATTTCGAGGGCATCTTCGAGGCCATGGACGGCCTGCCGGTGACGGTACGCTTGCTCGATCCGCCGCTCCACGAGTTCTTGCCCCACGGCGACAAGGCGCTCGCCGAGCTCGCCGCCGAGATGGGTATCTCGGCCAGCGAGGTGGCGGAAAAAGCGGAGTCCCTGCGCGAGCTCAACCCGATGCTTGGTCACCGCGGCTGTCGCCTCGGCGTGACCGCGCCGGAGATCTACGACATGCAGGCCGAGGCCATCGTGCGGGCTGCCTGCGCCCGGCGCCGAGCCGGCGGCGACGTGCGGGCCGAGATCATGATTCCGCTGGCTGGCACCGCCGAAGAGCTGCAGCGCCTGCGCCAGCGCATCGCCGCCACCATCGAGCGGGTGCAGGCCGAGGAAGGGGTCTCGACGGAGATTCTGATCGGCACCATGATCGAGGTGCCGCGGGCCGCCCTGGTGGCCGAGGAAGTGGCGGCCCACGCCGACTTCTTCTCCTTCGGCACCAACGACCTGACCCAGATGACCTTCGGCTTTTCGCGCGACGACGTCGGCTCCTTCTTGCCGGAGTACATCGAGCAAGGCGTCTTGCCCTACGATCCCTTCGCCCGCATCGACGAAGCCGGCGTCGGCAGTTTGGTGCGCGCCGCCTGCGAGGGCGGTCGGCGCGCCAAGGAGCATCTCCACCTCGGGGTCTGCGGCGAGCACGGCGGCGAACCCCATTCGATCGCCTTCTTCGAATCGGTGGGTCTCGACTACGTCTCCTGCTCGCCCTACCGGGTGCCGATCGCCCGGCTGGCGGCGGCGCGGGCGGCGCTCCGCCGCGAGGCCTGA
- the glyS gene encoding glycine--tRNA ligase subunit beta has product MPKGEYLLEVRAEEIPARMLAPAVATLRDQVVAALEQRELAPREAVVGFTPRRLLLVLKGLPEREEDREEQVVGPPSRVAFDDDGNPTPAALGFAKRCGVEAEALERVVTDKGEYVGTLVRTVGMATGEVLSELVPRVLAALPWPKSMRWGSGEGPWVRPVHGIVSLFAGEVVPFQLFDVAAGDQTVGHPVLSPGLFTVKGAADYRRKLQRKGIEVLPEARRETLVTAMRERAVELGGELVEDDELIDKLTAICEIPGVMEGSFSEDYLALPREVLIASLKDHQSALTVEEPGAGERPLLPVYLTVMDRPDDPAGRVRAGNEWVVAARLADARFFVDEDGKQSLAERAESLDRLTFHERLGTYADKSERIAGLVRMLCEQLEWPQEMEPGLAAAALLKADLTSEMVKEFTSLQGIMGGLYARQEEADEAVWQAIYDQYLPASTDDAIPRGRIGKLTALADRIDTLVGIFGLGLVPTGSRDPFGLRRAAQGAVRITLEGGLPLDLDLVAARAALLYGDRLERSGEELLADLRPFLHDRTRHLLGLQGYAYDEVEAALAVGGTDLPDLQSRVDALHRVRQEEGFLSVVLAAKRIANIVRDHSEYELEGEALVEDAEKDLFAAYERLRSQIEEAAAAGEYERGLRHIADLAEVLDRFFVEVLVMDEDRNRRRNRIALLQGIHRLLSRIARLTEVVVDRAEHRSRFAGDA; this is encoded by the coding sequence ATGCCGAAGGGTGAGTACCTGCTCGAAGTGCGAGCCGAGGAGATTCCCGCTCGCATGCTGGCGCCGGCCGTGGCGACCCTGCGGGATCAGGTGGTGGCCGCCCTCGAACAGCGTGAGCTGGCGCCGCGGGAGGCGGTCGTCGGATTCACGCCGCGGCGCCTGCTGCTGGTGCTCAAGGGGCTGCCGGAGCGCGAAGAGGACCGCGAAGAGCAGGTGGTCGGGCCGCCGTCGAGGGTCGCCTTCGACGACGACGGCAACCCGACGCCGGCAGCTCTCGGTTTCGCCAAACGCTGCGGCGTCGAGGCCGAGGCCCTGGAGCGGGTCGTCACCGACAAGGGTGAGTACGTCGGCACCCTGGTGCGGACCGTCGGGATGGCGACCGGCGAAGTTCTCTCGGAGCTGGTGCCGCGCGTCCTCGCCGCCCTGCCCTGGCCGAAGAGCATGCGCTGGGGCAGTGGGGAAGGGCCCTGGGTGCGGCCGGTCCACGGCATCGTGTCGCTGTTTGCCGGCGAGGTGGTGCCTTTCCAGCTTTTCGACGTCGCCGCCGGCGACCAGACCGTCGGCCATCCGGTCCTGTCCCCCGGCCTGTTCACCGTCAAAGGCGCCGCCGACTACCGTCGCAAGCTGCAGCGCAAAGGCATCGAGGTGTTGCCGGAAGCGCGGCGCGAGACGCTGGTGACGGCGATGCGTGAGCGCGCCGTCGAGCTCGGCGGGGAGCTGGTCGAAGACGATGAGCTGATCGACAAGCTGACCGCCATCTGCGAGATCCCCGGGGTGATGGAGGGTTCTTTCTCGGAGGATTATCTGGCGCTGCCGCGGGAGGTCCTGATCGCCAGCTTGAAGGATCACCAGAGCGCACTGACGGTGGAGGAGCCGGGTGCGGGGGAGCGGCCCCTGTTGCCGGTCTATCTGACCGTCATGGATCGGCCCGACGATCCCGCCGGCCGGGTGCGGGCCGGCAACGAGTGGGTGGTGGCGGCGCGCCTCGCCGACGCCCGTTTCTTCGTCGACGAGGACGGCAAGCAGAGCCTCGCCGAACGTGCCGAATCCCTCGATCGGCTCACCTTTCACGAGCGCCTCGGCACCTACGCCGACAAGAGCGAGCGCATCGCCGGCCTGGTGCGGATGCTCTGCGAGCAGCTCGAATGGCCCCAGGAGATGGAGCCGGGGCTCGCCGCCGCGGCGTTGCTGAAGGCCGATCTGACCAGCGAGATGGTCAAGGAATTCACCTCCCTGCAGGGCATCATGGGCGGCCTCTACGCGCGCCAGGAGGAGGCCGACGAGGCGGTCTGGCAGGCGATCTACGACCAGTACTTGCCGGCGTCGACGGACGATGCCATTCCGCGCGGCCGGATCGGCAAGCTCACCGCACTGGCGGACCGCATCGACACTCTGGTGGGCATTTTCGGTCTCGGCCTGGTGCCGACCGGCAGCCGCGATCCCTTCGGTCTGCGGCGCGCTGCCCAGGGGGCGGTGCGGATTACCCTCGAAGGTGGCCTGCCGCTCGATCTCGACCTGGTGGCGGCGCGGGCGGCGCTGCTCTATGGCGATCGCCTGGAGCGCAGCGGCGAGGAGCTGCTCGCCGATCTGCGGCCTTTCCTCCACGATCGCACCCGCCACCTGCTGGGCCTCCAGGGCTACGCCTACGACGAGGTCGAGGCGGCGCTGGCGGTCGGTGGAACGGACCTGCCCGATCTGCAGTCGCGGGTCGATGCTCTCCACCGGGTGCGTCAGGAGGAGGGTTTCCTGTCGGTGGTGCTGGCCGCCAAGCGGATCGCCAACATCGTGCGCGACCATTCCGAGTACGAGCTCGAGGGCGAGGCCCTGGTGGAGGATGCCGAGAAGGATCTCTTCGCCGCCTACGAGCGCCTGCGCTCGCAGATCGAAGAGGCCGCGGCAGCCGGTGAATACGAGCGCGGCCTGCGCCACATCGCCGACCTCGCCGAGGTCCTCGACCGTTTCTTCGTCGAGGTCCTGGTGATGGACGAGGATCGCAATCGGCGGCGCAACCGCATCGCTCTGCTGCAGGGCATTCACCGCTTGCTTTCGCGCATCGCCCGCTTGACCGAGGTGGTGGTGGATCGCGCTGAGCACCGTTCGCGCTTCGCCGGCGACGCCTGA
- a CDS encoding glycine--tRNA ligase subunit alpha: MQTFQELILRLSDFWAEQGCVLQQPYDLEVGAGTMHPDTFLRVLGPEPWRVAYVQPSRRPADGRYGDNPFRLAKHYQFQVILKPNPKDIQELYVRSLEAMGIDLSVHDLRFEEDNWEAPTLGAWGVGWQVMLDGMEITQFTYFQQAGGLELDPISAEITYGLERITMFLGLSRSIYDIGWVPDGVRYGQVRHQDEVEFSKYYFEVADVDFLTQQLDGQEREAQRCLEAGLVLPAYECALKCSHLFNVLDARGAVSVTERVALIKRVRRLAVACAREYVDSRERLGYPLLASGDEEVNHAEG; this comes from the coding sequence ATGCAGACTTTTCAGGAGTTGATCCTTCGCCTTTCGGACTTCTGGGCCGAACAGGGCTGCGTCTTGCAGCAGCCCTACGACCTCGAGGTCGGGGCCGGCACGATGCATCCGGACACCTTTCTGCGGGTGCTCGGCCCGGAGCCCTGGCGGGTGGCCTATGTCCAGCCGTCGCGGCGGCCGGCGGACGGGCGCTACGGCGACAACCCCTTCCGTCTCGCCAAGCACTATCAGTTCCAGGTGATCCTGAAGCCCAATCCCAAGGACATCCAGGAGCTCTACGTGCGCAGCCTCGAGGCCATGGGCATCGATCTCTCGGTGCACGACCTGCGCTTCGAGGAGGACAACTGGGAGGCGCCGACCCTCGGTGCTTGGGGGGTCGGTTGGCAGGTGATGCTCGACGGCATGGAGATCACCCAGTTCACCTACTTTCAACAGGCCGGAGGTCTCGAGCTCGATCCGATCAGCGCCGAGATCACCTACGGCCTCGAGCGCATCACCATGTTCCTCGGCCTGTCGCGGTCGATCTACGACATCGGCTGGGTGCCCGACGGGGTGCGCTACGGCCAGGTGCGCCATCAGGACGAGGTGGAGTTTTCGAAGTACTACTTCGAGGTCGCCGACGTCGACTTCCTGACCCAGCAGCTCGACGGCCAGGAGCGCGAGGCGCAACGCTGCCTCGAGGCGGGACTGGTGCTGCCGGCCTATGAGTGCGCCCTCAAGTGCTCGCATCTGTTCAACGTGCTCGATGCCCGTGGCGCCGTCTCGGTGACCGAACGGGTCGCCCTGATCAAGCGGGTGCGTCGCCTGGCGGTGGCCTGCGCCCGCGAATATGTCGACAGCCGGGAGCGGCTGGGTTACCCGCTGCTGGCCAGCGGCGACGAGGAGGTGAATCATGCCGAAGGGTGA